In the Paenibacillus sp. FSL H7-0357 genome, one interval contains:
- a CDS encoding NAD(P)/FAD-dependent oxidoreductase, with the protein MKLNSGQLPWGSSFPNPPSYPALEGDITCDCLIVGGGMGGAMSSYRLSLSGADIVLIDKRAIGDGSSHANTGLLQIANDKSLTACMNTFGEANGVLFYKLCQQAARRILELPDKLNIDPHIIPRSSLLYASTPEDVPALRLEHENLVSHGFDSEFWGQDKVSSHYAFSKPAALYSKGDAETNPFRTVHSLIDKARDNGVRIYEHTRARHYEYSAEGVTCITGNGRIFAKKVIFAMGYETQEMKKDRGAELINTYAIMTKPLDHLPKWHERSLIWETARPYLYFRTTPDNRIIAGGKDEPLTDPERRDIRVLSQGQRLLEELEALFPEIRGIEAEYSWGAVFGSTRDGLPYMGPHPEYPHCYFIEGYGGNGTVYSMIAAELLADTLAGKYRPELELFSLTRSSKPSPSPAVQA; encoded by the coding sequence ATGAAACTAAACAGCGGGCAGCTGCCTTGGGGCAGCTCTTTTCCAAATCCTCCATCCTATCCTGCGCTTGAAGGGGATATTACATGCGATTGCCTGATTGTTGGCGGAGGTATGGGCGGAGCCATGTCCTCCTACCGCTTATCTTTAAGCGGAGCAGATATAGTTCTCATTGATAAAAGAGCAATTGGAGACGGAAGCTCCCATGCCAATACCGGCCTGCTGCAGATAGCCAACGACAAATCGCTGACTGCGTGTATGAATACGTTTGGGGAAGCAAACGGTGTGCTGTTCTATAAGCTGTGCCAGCAGGCTGCCCGGAGAATTCTGGAGCTGCCTGACAAGTTGAACATTGATCCGCACATTATTCCCCGCAGCAGTCTGCTGTATGCAAGCACACCTGAAGATGTGCCAGCTCTGCGGCTGGAGCATGAGAATCTGGTATCACACGGCTTTGATTCGGAATTCTGGGGGCAAGACAAGGTCAGCTCACATTACGCCTTCTCCAAACCCGCCGCACTATATTCCAAGGGCGATGCAGAGACAAATCCTTTCCGGACTGTTCACAGCCTAATTGACAAAGCCCGTGACAACGGTGTCCGCATCTATGAGCATACCCGGGCACGGCATTATGAATACAGCGCCGAAGGTGTGACCTGCATAACCGGGAACGGACGGATCTTCGCCAAGAAAGTGATTTTTGCGATGGGCTACGAAACCCAGGAGATGAAAAAAGACCGTGGCGCCGAGCTCATCAATACCTACGCCATTATGACAAAACCGCTTGATCATTTGCCCAAGTGGCATGAGCGGAGCCTGATCTGGGAAACTGCCCGCCCGTACCTCTATTTCCGGACTACGCCGGATAACCGGATTATTGCGGGAGGCAAAGATGAGCCGTTGACCGATCCGGAGCGCCGGGATATCCGCGTGCTCTCCCAGGGCCAGCGGCTGCTTGAAGAGCTGGAAGCCCTTTTCCCGGAAATCCGGGGAATCGAAGCGGAATATTCATGGGGAGCCGTCTTCGGTTCAACCCGGGACGGACTGCCCTATATGGGCCCGCATCCAGAGTATCCCCACTGCTATTTCATTGAAGGCTATGGCGGAAACGGCACGGTCTACAGCATGATCGCTGCCGAGCTTCTGGCCGATACCCTTGCCGGTAAATACCGGCCCGAGCTGGAGCTGTTCTCGCTGACCCGGTCAAGCAAGCCGTCTCCTTCTCCCGCCGTACAGGCATAA
- a CDS encoding flavocytochrome c: MKKKTAAALLLILSVMLVIAGCGNGNSNNNTSSNANENKSKNSATNAPKETEAVSGASEASYTPFDQLKDKYDIIIVGAGGAGMSAALEAKEKGMNPVILEKMPVAGGNTTKSSSGMNASQTKFQKEQGIEDSNDLFYEETLKGGHDTNDKEMLRFFVDNSASAIDWLDSIGIRLNNITITGGMKEKRTHRPEDGSAVGQYLVKGLVKNVQEKGIPLFVNADVKEITEKDGKANGVKVLFNQKDEKNITAAAVIVTTGGFGANMDMISKVRPDLEGYVTTNQIGSTGDGIQMIEKLGGTTVDMDQIQVHPTVQQDKSYLIGEAVRGEGALLVSSEGKRFTNELDTRDKVTAAINTLPEKSAFLVFDSGVKTRVKAIEQYEKMGFVIQGDSIEALAKEMNVPADQLQKTLDTWNSSVKNKKDAEFGRTTGMDNDLSGAPYYAIKIGPGIHYTMGGVKINTNTEVLNKDGKPITGLFAAGEVVGGLHGQNRIGGNSVAEIIIFGRQAGIKSAEFVKAQ, from the coding sequence ATGAAAAAGAAAACAGCAGCTGCTCTTCTTCTCATTCTCTCCGTCATGCTTGTTATCGCTGGATGCGGTAACGGAAACAGCAACAACAATACCAGCAGCAACGCAAATGAGAACAAGAGCAAGAACAGCGCGACAAACGCGCCGAAAGAAACTGAAGCCGTTTCGGGGGCATCCGAAGCAAGCTATACACCGTTCGATCAATTAAAAGATAAATATGATATTATCATTGTCGGTGCAGGCGGGGCTGGGATGTCTGCTGCACTTGAAGCAAAAGAAAAAGGCATGAATCCGGTTATTTTGGAAAAAATGCCGGTTGCCGGCGGGAACACAACAAAGTCATCTTCCGGAATGAACGCTTCGCAAACGAAATTCCAAAAAGAGCAGGGCATTGAAGACAGCAATGATTTATTTTATGAAGAGACATTAAAAGGCGGTCATGATACCAACGATAAAGAAATGCTCCGTTTCTTCGTTGACAATTCAGCAAGCGCTATTGATTGGCTGGATTCCATCGGAATTCGCTTGAACAATATCACGATTACTGGCGGGATGAAGGAAAAACGTACACACCGTCCTGAAGATGGTTCAGCGGTCGGACAATACCTTGTCAAAGGTTTGGTGAAAAACGTACAAGAAAAAGGCATCCCGCTTTTTGTGAACGCGGATGTTAAGGAGATAACTGAAAAAGACGGCAAGGCAAACGGCGTCAAAGTCCTCTTTAACCAAAAGGATGAGAAAAACATTACAGCGGCTGCTGTTATTGTGACGACCGGCGGTTTCGGCGCGAATATGGATATGATTTCTAAAGTGAGACCTGACTTGGAAGGATATGTGACTACAAACCAGATCGGCAGCACCGGTGACGGCATCCAGATGATTGAGAAGCTCGGCGGCACGACAGTCGATATGGATCAAATTCAGGTTCACCCGACGGTGCAGCAGGACAAATCCTATCTCATTGGGGAAGCTGTCCGCGGTGAAGGCGCTCTGCTTGTCTCAAGTGAAGGCAAACGGTTCACCAATGAACTGGACACGCGGGACAAAGTCACAGCTGCAATCAATACACTTCCAGAGAAATCGGCTTTTCTTGTATTTGATTCCGGCGTAAAGACCCGTGTTAAAGCGATTGAACAGTACGAAAAGATGGGCTTTGTGATCCAAGGAGATTCTATCGAGGCATTGGCCAAAGAAATGAATGTCCCGGCAGATCAGCTGCAAAAGACACTGGATACCTGGAACAGCTCGGTGAAGAATAAAAAGGATGCTGAATTCGGCAGAACTACAGGAATGGACAACGACTTGTCCGGTGCGCCATACTATGCGATTAAAATCGGCCCCGGGATTCATTACACCATGGGCGGCGTAAAAATCAACACGAACACAGAAGTTCTAAATAAAGACGGCAAACCTATTACAGGACTGTTTGCGGCTGGGGAAGTTGTAGGCGGCCTGCACGGACAAAACCGGATCGGCGGCAACTCTGTAGCGGAAATCATTATTTTCGGCCGTCAGGCAGGTATTAAATCTGCTGAATTCGTAAAAGCACAATAA
- a CDS encoding DUF4367 domain-containing protein, whose protein sequence is MGKSELTSEEQFLKDGDRSANLIPVDVHGPVMKALGLGGTLPAAEEQTALQTLPPNEAAPNVMRRLETEAAAGRGRRRFLRIPVQGWVAALLVLVLLGGGYTQYSGEVRQGAGAQYKVLPYKPLPATTSGGMIEKAIEPLIPLHPEVQPSTENEIYKENKLYNMKYSKGYNAIKTLLLPGEYATYVITREDRKEESHLGLYCPPIIVKDYSTYKTSVEKHHAPEVKQPGYMPDGYALDEAFIKPSFIKVPDEKQLEGGSVRDLGDNFRLTWRVEKAENIAYLSSSLVYKKGKVQVRIGASRVDDKDKPAYPLSWTKTTKVENIEIGSKQLIYLENSSNKEIDMGYTYNLVWSDPEAQIVYNVSVRQEKSELTKDEVIRIAASMMN, encoded by the coding sequence ATGGGCAAGAGTGAATTGACTTCGGAGGAGCAGTTTCTGAAGGATGGAGACCGTTCGGCCAATTTGATCCCCGTTGATGTTCATGGACCGGTAATGAAAGCGCTCGGGCTTGGCGGGACCTTACCTGCTGCAGAAGAGCAGACAGCGCTGCAGACACTTCCGCCAAACGAAGCGGCTCCTAACGTGATGCGCAGGCTGGAGACAGAAGCCGCGGCTGGGCGGGGCCGGAGGAGATTCCTGCGGATTCCGGTGCAGGGCTGGGTGGCGGCACTTCTTGTATTGGTCTTGCTGGGCGGCGGCTATACCCAGTATTCCGGTGAAGTCCGGCAGGGGGCTGGAGCTCAGTATAAGGTGCTGCCGTATAAGCCGCTTCCGGCGACGACATCAGGTGGTATGATAGAGAAGGCGATAGAACCCTTGATTCCCTTGCATCCCGAGGTACAGCCGAGTACAGAGAATGAAATCTACAAAGAGAATAAACTCTACAACATGAAATATTCAAAGGGCTACAATGCCATTAAGACGCTGCTGCTTCCTGGAGAGTATGCCACCTATGTTATCACACGTGAAGACCGGAAAGAAGAATCTCATCTTGGCTTGTACTGCCCGCCGATCATAGTCAAGGACTATTCCACTTATAAGACCAGTGTCGAGAAGCACCACGCTCCGGAAGTGAAGCAGCCGGGGTATATGCCGGATGGGTATGCCTTGGACGAGGCGTTTATCAAGCCTTCTTTCATAAAAGTTCCAGATGAGAAGCAGCTTGAAGGCGGAAGCGTGAGAGACCTGGGAGACAACTTCCGGCTGACCTGGAGAGTAGAGAAGGCGGAGAACATTGCCTATCTTTCTTCTTCACTGGTGTACAAGAAGGGGAAGGTTCAGGTGAGAATCGGTGCTTCACGTGTTGATGACAAAGACAAACCGGCATATCCGCTGTCGTGGACCAAAACGACAAAGGTGGAGAATATTGAGATTGGCAGCAAGCAGCTCATTTATCTCGAAAACTCCAGCAACAAGGAGATCGACATGGGGTATACGTATAACCTGGTCTGGTCTGACCCCGAAGCGCAGATCGTCTATAATGTGTCGGTTCGCCAGGAGAAATCTGAGTTGACCAAGGATGAGGTCATCCGCATTGCTGCCAGTATGATGAATTAA
- a CDS encoding serine hydrolase domain-containing protein, translating into MKTIQRTIIQVLMIILVMVTGSVLPLLQPGMAHAEAAPLAVDADRIDKFVETMREKLDVPGMAVGIVQGDQTVYTKGYGISGPEGQPVTAQTPFILGSVSKSFTALAIMQLVEQGKIDLDAPVQRYLPDFELADKEASKTIMVRHLLNQNSGLSTLHGRTAFTNTMPTIDALIHNLKDTPLTETVGNKFQYSNYNYDILGGIIQAVSGKSYAEYIQDHVYSPLDMQNSFTSTPEAKLQGLATGYKSVFGFMVPFEQPDNQSMLASGYLISSAEDMNHYLIAQINGGKFHDRSVATAESVAKMHQPAIKDPTTGGEYGMGWEIVNGIVQHPGDVESFHSDMKLDGDVGVVVLINAHDYLVRGFKLSMVADGILDIIHGREPVEDVGSIAGTHIFIDLACIAMAIMLGVSAFNLFKRKKSFRFTPLRTSVFAFCLLLFNVVLPITVLYGPSHIFAPWRVVVSFLPGIGHLVFVLSILSLGIGAAKLIVLVHNLRLHRMKGSGKTIAS; encoded by the coding sequence ATGAAAACAATACAGCGGACTATCATCCAAGTATTAATGATTATATTGGTTATGGTCACAGGCAGCGTGCTGCCCTTACTGCAACCGGGGATGGCCCATGCGGAAGCGGCTCCACTTGCTGTAGATGCGGACCGAATTGACAAATTTGTGGAAACGATGCGGGAGAAACTGGATGTTCCGGGTATGGCGGTCGGGATTGTACAGGGAGACCAGACCGTCTACACCAAGGGATATGGAATTTCCGGCCCTGAGGGTCAGCCCGTTACAGCGCAAACCCCTTTTATTCTAGGCTCGGTCTCCAAATCGTTTACGGCGCTGGCCATCATGCAATTAGTTGAGCAAGGGAAGATTGACCTGGATGCGCCGGTACAGCGCTATTTGCCGGACTTCGAGCTTGCTGACAAGGAAGCGTCCAAAACCATTATGGTCCGGCATTTACTGAATCAGAACAGCGGACTGTCCACGTTACATGGGCGGACAGCTTTTACCAACACGATGCCAACTATAGATGCACTTATACACAATCTGAAAGACACACCATTAACCGAGACCGTCGGCAACAAGTTTCAATATTCCAACTACAATTACGATATACTGGGCGGAATTATTCAGGCCGTTTCCGGCAAGTCTTATGCTGAATATATCCAGGATCATGTGTATTCTCCTCTGGATATGCAGAACAGTTTTACTTCTACACCCGAAGCGAAACTACAGGGATTGGCCACAGGCTACAAGTCCGTCTTTGGTTTCATGGTTCCTTTTGAGCAGCCGGACAACCAATCCATGCTTGCGTCCGGCTATCTGATCTCAAGCGCAGAAGATATGAACCATTATTTAATTGCTCAAATCAATGGCGGAAAGTTCCATGATCGCAGCGTGGCTACTGCGGAAAGTGTTGCGAAGATGCATCAGCCGGCCATAAAAGACCCTACCACCGGCGGTGAATATGGCATGGGCTGGGAGATCGTTAATGGTATTGTTCAGCATCCGGGTGATGTTGAGAGCTTTCACTCCGATATGAAGCTGGACGGGGACGTAGGTGTTGTGGTATTGATCAATGCCCATGATTATTTGGTGCGCGGCTTCAAATTAAGCATGGTGGCTGATGGAATTCTTGACATTATACATGGACGCGAGCCGGTTGAGGATGTGGGCAGTATTGCCGGTACCCATATTTTCATTGATCTGGCTTGTATAGCAATGGCAATTATGCTGGGAGTGTCGGCTTTCAACCTGTTTAAACGCAAGAAAAGCTTTCGATTTACCCCGTTGCGGACCAGCGTATTCGCATTTTGCCTGCTTTTGTTTAATGTAGTGCTGCCGATTACGGTTTTATACGGTCCTAGTCATATTTTTGCCCCATGGAGAGTGGTGGTCTCCTTTCTGCCTGGGATTGGACATCTCGTCTTTGTCCTGAGTATCCTATCTCTCGGGATCGGTGCTGCCAAGCTGATTGTACTGGTTCATAATCTGCGTCTGCACAGAATGAAGGGAAGCGGGAAAACGATCGCCAGCTAG
- a CDS encoding spore coat protein — MYAQNGSAFMSDEDLLNTVLADLKRTVREYTTAATESNCPTVRRVFNDLTMDTLRLQGELYTKMSQMNMYTTPGKALRQDIDKQIQTAHQTQQKCQQFVQQKTGAAGTNAHYGNVPQHQPNVQSSYYM; from the coding sequence GTGTACGCACAAAACGGATCGGCATTTATGTCGGATGAGGATTTACTCAACACAGTGCTTGCAGATTTGAAACGGACGGTACGCGAATATACGACCGCTGCGACGGAGTCGAATTGTCCGACTGTACGCCGGGTGTTCAACGACCTGACCATGGATACTTTACGCCTGCAGGGGGAACTGTACACGAAGATGTCCCAAATGAACATGTACACTACGCCAGGCAAGGCACTGCGCCAAGATATTGACAAGCAGATTCAGACCGCTCACCAGACCCAGCAGAAATGCCAGCAGTTCGTACAGCAAAAAACAGGTGCAGCCGGAACAAACGCACATTATGGAAATGTTCCCCAGCATCAGCCGAACGTACAAAGCTCTTACTATATGTAA
- a CDS encoding RNA polymerase sigma factor, which translates to MDSIEEKIRRIQAGDARLFSDVIRLYQQRIYLYCFRLLNSREEAEDAVQDVLIKAYQNIGQYKPQADFVSWLYKIAYHHCLNQLRRQKFQLQLRKLLRQDVAVNSAEQMVENRLFSEPVSAALGKLDVEDRNLLILRIYEDKSFAEIGEILGVSTATARKRYERTRGKLKKAIERKEKQLWARVN; encoded by the coding sequence GTGGATTCTATAGAAGAGAAGATTAGGAGGATACAGGCCGGAGATGCCCGCCTGTTCTCAGATGTAATCAGGCTGTACCAGCAGCGGATATACCTCTACTGCTTCCGGCTGCTGAACAGCAGGGAAGAGGCGGAGGATGCGGTGCAGGATGTCCTGATTAAGGCCTATCAGAATATCGGGCAATACAAGCCGCAGGCGGATTTCGTATCATGGCTCTACAAGATCGCTTACCACCATTGTCTGAATCAGTTGCGGCGGCAGAAATTTCAGCTTCAACTGCGCAAGCTGCTCCGGCAGGACGTTGCGGTGAACAGCGCCGAACAAATGGTTGAGAACCGCCTGTTCAGCGAGCCGGTCTCGGCCGCTCTGGGGAAGCTTGATGTGGAAGACCGGAACTTGTTAATTCTGCGAATATATGAAGATAAATCGTTTGCGGAAATCGGCGAAATTCTGGGCGTCAGTACGGCTACCGCACGCAAAAGATATGAACGGACCAGAGGCAAACTTAAAAAAGCGATTGAGAGAAAGGAGAAACAATTATGGGCAAGAGTGAATTGA
- a CDS encoding aspartyl-phosphate phosphatase Spo0E family protein, whose translation MLCADCYLPSYSGECYPENGKRSCKADASTRKLSLEDEIQALRSRMEQLFIQEKSFTSDIVIEISSLLDLKINEYMRGRMRRD comes from the coding sequence GTGCTCTGCGCCGATTGTTACTTGCCTTCCTATAGCGGGGAATGTTATCCGGAAAACGGAAAACGGTCCTGCAAGGCGGATGCTTCAACTCGCAAACTCTCTCTGGAAGATGAGATTCAGGCACTTCGCAGCAGAATGGAGCAGCTCTTTATACAGGAGAAATCCTTCACCTCAGATATTGTGATTGAAATCAGCAGTTTGCTGGACCTGAAGATTAATGAATATATGAGAGGACGTATGCGCAGGGATTGA
- a CDS encoding Lrp/AsnC family transcriptional regulator, with product MKEMNELKRKVLELLKEDARSSTALMATLLGAEEDDVKTVIEQMEKDHVIVKYATVVNWDKVDDERVTALIEVQITPERGRGFEGIAERIYLYPQVKSVYLMSGAYDLLVEVEGRNLREVANFVSEKLSPIDSVLSTKTNFTLKKYKQDGIIFEEHEEDKRLMISP from the coding sequence ATGAAGGAAATGAATGAATTGAAGCGGAAAGTGCTGGAACTGCTCAAGGAGGACGCCCGAAGCTCTACGGCGCTGATGGCGACGTTGCTCGGAGCGGAAGAAGATGATGTTAAGACGGTTATTGAGCAAATGGAGAAAGATCATGTCATTGTAAAATATGCTACTGTCGTGAATTGGGATAAAGTGGATGACGAACGGGTGACCGCATTGATCGAGGTGCAGATCACGCCTGAACGGGGCCGCGGATTTGAAGGCATTGCCGAACGGATCTATCTGTACCCGCAGGTCAAATCGGTCTATTTGATGTCCGGCGCCTACGATCTATTAGTGGAAGTGGAAGGACGCAACCTGCGCGAAGTCGCCAATTTTGTCTCCGAGAAGCTGTCTCCGATTGATTCGGTGCTCTCTACTAAAACCAACTTTACCCTCAAAAAATACAAACAGGACGGTATCATCTTTGAAGAGCATGAAGAGGACAAGCGTCTGATGATATCTCCGTAA
- a CDS encoding aminotransferase class I/II-fold pyridoxal phosphate-dependent enzyme has product MITNEPKPTGDTGKSMNSYLAPLVQQIQPSGIRKFFDLAAGSKDIISLGVGEPDFKTPWHVREACVYSLERGFTGYTSNAGMPELREGIANYLQSRFAVEYNPANQIIATVGGSEAIDLALRALIAPGDEILIPEPCYISYSPITAIGGGIPVGIETFGENNFKLTAEALEAKITPRSKILILCYPSNPTGAIMSREDWEPIAKVVEKHDLIVISDEIYAELTYGSNHVSFPSLPGMIDRTILVSGFSKAFAMTGWRMGYACGHPDLISAMLKIHQYTVMCAPSMGQVAALEALTNGMEEKDRMTDSYNQRRRLIVKGLRDAGLDCHEPQGAFYAFPSIRRTGLTSDQFAQRLLLEYKVAAVPGSVFGLGGEGYLRCSYATSVSQLNEAIERIGEFVLQLERERTE; this is encoded by the coding sequence ATGATCACCAATGAACCCAAACCAACCGGAGATACAGGCAAATCAATGAATTCATATTTGGCACCGCTGGTTCAGCAAATCCAGCCCTCAGGCATCCGCAAGTTTTTTGACCTGGCGGCTGGCAGCAAGGATATCATTTCCCTCGGGGTCGGGGAGCCGGACTTCAAGACCCCATGGCATGTCCGTGAAGCCTGTGTCTATTCGCTTGAGCGAGGTTTTACCGGATATACCTCCAATGCAGGGATGCCGGAGCTGCGTGAAGGCATTGCCAATTATCTTCAATCTCGTTTCGCTGTTGAGTATAATCCCGCTAATCAGATTATCGCCACGGTAGGCGGAAGTGAAGCAATTGATTTGGCACTCCGCGCATTGATCGCACCGGGAGATGAAATTCTCATACCTGAGCCCTGCTATATTTCGTATTCGCCGATTACTGCAATTGGCGGAGGCATTCCGGTCGGGATCGAGACCTTTGGAGAAAATAACTTCAAACTTACGGCAGAGGCGCTTGAAGCCAAAATTACACCGCGCTCGAAAATATTGATCCTCTGTTACCCGAGCAATCCGACGGGGGCGATCATGAGCCGGGAAGACTGGGAACCGATTGCCAAAGTCGTCGAGAAACATGATCTCATTGTGATTTCAGATGAAATCTATGCCGAATTGACCTATGGAAGCAATCATGTGAGCTTCCCATCACTGCCGGGGATGATCGACCGGACCATTCTGGTCAGCGGCTTCTCCAAAGCGTTTGCGATGACCGGATGGCGGATGGGTTATGCCTGCGGCCACCCCGATTTGATCTCGGCCATGCTGAAGATTCATCAGTATACCGTAATGTGCGCCCCTTCCATGGGGCAGGTAGCTGCGCTGGAGGCTTTGACCAACGGTATGGAAGAGAAAGACCGGATGACGGATTCCTACAATCAGCGGCGGCGCCTGATCGTCAAAGGCCTGCGCGATGCGGGATTGGACTGCCATGAGCCGCAAGGTGCGTTCTACGCTTTTCCAAGCATACGCCGTACCGGACTGACCTCAGATCAATTTGCCCAACGTCTCTTGCTGGAGTACAAGGTAGCTGCTGTTCCTGGCAGTGTATTCGGCTTAGGCGGCGAAGGTTATCTGCGCTGTTCCTATGCCACATCGGTATCCCAGCTGAACGAGGCGATAGAGCGGATAGGTGAATTCGTCTTACAGCTGGAACGTGAACGGACTGAATAA